GGGCCGCTTCCACCAACTCCTTCTCGCTCTCCCCTAGGCCGGCAATGAGGTGAACGGCAAGCCGCCCCGGGTGGTTGTGCGCGACGTGCTCGATCAGGTCGCGATAGAGCCGCCATCCGCCGCCCTTGACGGCGCCAAAGATCGCCGCGGTGGCAGCGTCCACGCCGAACCCGATGTGATCCACGCCCGCCTCGATCAATGCGTCAGCGGCCCGCGGAGTCGGGGGCAAAACCGACACATCCACCGGCAGCGCCAGGGCCTGCTTCAGCTCGCCAACGAGGGCGACAAGCCGATCGAAGGCGCCGGCCGCGGCAGTGCATTGCAGACACACCCTCTGGAACGCGCCCTCGCGCTCTCTCAGCGCATGCAGAACGTCCCGGACGGGGAAAGGGGGCCAGGAGACGCGGGAGAGCATGTCTTCGGGGCCCGTGCTGGAGCGTGCCTGAGCGCAGAAGCCGCAATCCCGCTCACAGCGCCCGCCGACCATCAGGTACGCCGTCGTGGGCGCTACTGTCAGCGGTATCCGGCACAATTCCAGCACGCTCGCGGTGCCCGCGGACACCCCGACGCGCCGCTCAGACTCGGCGATAGTGGATCCCCTCCCCGCAGACGGCCGCCGTTGCCGCCTCCATCAGGCATTCCGATAGCGTCGGGTGCTGGTGCATAGTACTGGCCAGGTCGGATGCGCTTAGACCAGCTTTCACCGCCAGCGCCCCTTCGCCGATCAGCTCACTGGCGTGAGCCCCCATCATGTGCACGCCCAAGACCCGCCCCGTCTCGCTGTCGTACACTAGCCGGACTAGGCCCTCCTCCTCGCCCATGGTCAGTGCCCGCCCGCTAGCCGATAGCGGGAAACGAGCCACGGCCGGGCTGTAACCGGCAGCCTTGGCCTCGGCCTCTGTCAGGCCGACTCCGGCGATCTCTGGGTCAGTGAAGACGCAGTTGGGGACCGCCAGGTAGTCTATCTCCCTGTCCCCTCCCAGAGCGTTCTCGGCCGCTACCATGCCTTCGTGTGAGGCGACGTGGGCCAGCATCCAGCCTCCTACTACGTCACCAGCGGCGTATATGCCGGGCACGCTGGTGCGCAGGCGCGAGTCCACCCGGATGAAGCCACCGCCGTCCGTCTCTACGCCTACCTCCTCCAGCCCCAGGCCCTGCGTCACCGGAGTCTGGCCCGTTGCTAGGAGGATGGCGTCGGCGTCCACGTGGGCTGTCTGGCCGTGGGCGCTATAGTGCAGCCTGAGCCTCCCTTCCACGGTCTCGATGCGATCGAACTCGAGGCCAACCGTGATACTCAGTCCCCTGCGCGCGGCCAGGGAGCGATACCGGCGGGCCAACTGGGGATCTACCGACTTGAGGAAAGTGCGCCGGCCCAAAACCGTGACCTGGCTACCCAGGTGGTGGAAGATGGTGGCCATTTCCATGCCCACCACGCTAGCGCCAACCACGACCAGCCGCCGCGGCAGCTCCTGCAGCCCAAGCAGCTGACGCGAGTCGAGCACGCCGGGCAGCTCGATGCCCGGCAGCGGCGGGCGCGCAGCCACCGAGCCGGTAGCGATCAGCGCGCTGCTGAATGATAGCTCCCTCGTTGAGCTGTCCGGTAGCCGCACCGCTGCCCGATCGGGAGCCACCAGGCGAGCTTCACCTGCCACCACCTCGACGCCCCGGGCATCCAGCAGCTCGCGGACCGATCCCACGATGCGAGAGACAATGGCATCCTTGCGTGCCATCACCGCCGCGAAGTCGGCCCGGACGCTGCCTTCGACGACCAGTCCATACCGGCTCGCCTCTCGCATCTTCCGGAAGAGGGTGGCGCTCTCCACCAGGGCCTTGGTGGGGATACAGCCACGGTTCAGGCACGTCCCCCCTATGCACTCCTTCTCAATCAGCGCCACCCGACCGCCCAACTGGCTGGCCCGGATGGCGGCCACGTATCCCGCCGGCCCCGCTCCGATCACTACGAAGTCATAACGCATGCCGCTCGGCCCGTCCCTGGGGAAGTAGTAGACGATTATACGCGCCTCCTGAACCGACCGGCAAAGCTCCAGGCAGGTTACAGGTTACAGGCGACAGGTTACAGGGCCGGAGGCAGGGCAGGCACCACAGATGCCCCCGAGACATGTCGCCTATCCCCTGTCCCCTGTCCCCTGTAACCTGTAACCTGCCTTTGACAGTTCGGGCGCGGGCTCGTATACTGCCACCTACAACAGGATACTCAAGGCGTGGATCAGGAGTAGTAAGCGGGCCGGCCAGGCCACCAGAGAGCCCGGGTGAGGTGAAAGCCGGGTGCCGGGGTCGCCGCCGAATGGACCTGGGAGTCGCGGGTTGAAAGCATGCTGCAAGTAGGCCCTGCCGCCTGGCCATCGTTACAAGGCTCCGCCGCCTGGCGGCGGGTGAGAGAGGTCGCGTGGGCGACCTAAGCGGGGTGGCACCGCGGGAGGAACACTCTCGTCCCTAGTCGGACGGGGGTGTTTTTGTTTGCCTGTGTGCGACGCCGGCCCTCCGGGGGCGGTAGGTCCCATATCTCGGGAGGTTGACATGGCAGTTGACTACAAGATCGTTCTGAGCGAGTCGGAAATCCCTCACGCCTGGTACAACGTTCAGGCCGATATGCCCACTGAGCTTCCACCGCCGGTGCATCCGGCCACCCACCAGCCGGTAGGGCCGCAGGACTTGGCTCCCCTTTTCCCCATGGCGCTCATCGAGCAGGAAGTCAGCACTGAGCGCTACATCGAGATCCCATCCGAGGTCCGTGACGTACTCCGTCTGTGGCGGCCTTCGCCATTGCACCGCGCCGTGCGACTGGAGAAGGCTCTGGGAACCCCGGCGCGCATCTACTACAAGAACGAAGGTGTCAGCCCCCCTGGCAGCCATAAGCCCAACACGGCCGTCGCCCAGGCCTACTACAACAAGCGCGAAGGCGTCCGCGCCATAACCACCGAGACGGGAGCCGGACAGTGGGGCAGCGCCCTGGCCATGGCCACCCAAATGTTCGGCCTGCAGTGCAAGGTCTTCATGGTCAAGGTGAGCTACCAGCAGAAGCCCTACCGTCGGTCCATGATGCAGGTATGGGGCGCGGAGGTGGTGGCCAGCCCTAGCGAAGAGACCGAGGCCGGGCGCAAGGTGCTGGCCCAGGACCCCAGTTCGCCGGGATCTCTAGGCGTGGCCATCAGCGAGGCGGTGGAGGTGGCAGCCCAGCGCGAGGACACCAAGTACTCCCTGGGCAGCGTGCTCAACCACGTCCTCCTGCACCAGACCGTCATCGGCGAGGAATGCCTCAAGCAGATGCAGTTGGCCGGAGACTATCCCGACGTGGTGATCGGCTGCGTTGGCGGCGGGTCCAACTACGCCGGGATTGCCTTCCCCTTCGTGCGGGAACGGCTCGATCGGAACCTCGACACTCGGTTTGTCGCCGTCGAACCCACCGCTTGCCCTACTCTCACTAAGGGCGTCTACGCCTATGACTTTGGCGATGTGAACTGCACCACCCCGTTGCTCAAGATGCATACCCTGGGGCACGACTTCATCCCACCCGGGATCCACGCCGGTGGCCTTCGCTACCACGGCATGGCTCCTCTCGTGAGCGCCCTGGTGGAGGTTGGCATTATTGAGCCCCGCGCCTACGGGCAGACGAGCGTGTTCGAGGCTGCCGTCACCTTCTCCCGGGCCGAGGGCATCGTCCCCGCTCCCGAGTCGGCCCACGCCATCCGCGCCGCCATTGACGAAGCCCTTCAGGCCAAGGAGACGGGCGAGGAGCGATGCATCCTCTTCAATCTGAGCGGGCACGGGCACTTCGACATGGGCGCCTATGACGCTTACCTGGCCGGCAAACTCGAGGACTTCGAGTACCCCCGGGAAGCCATCGAGAGGTCGCTCGCCTATCTGCCCGCTGTGTGATCACTCCCGTAGCCGGGTCGAAGGTGCCCCGGCATCTGGTACAAGGTCGTAAAGGAAGCCGTTATGTCTAGAACGCTGGAAGTCCGGGTGCCCGGCCCCACCCCTCTTCCGCCTGAGGTCCGGGCCGCCCTCAGCCGGCCCATGGTGAGCCACCGGAGCAGGGAGTTCCGGGAGCTCCTTTCCTCCCTAGATCGGCGCTTGCGGCCCCTCATCGGCACCCCCGATGAGGTCGTGTTCCTGACCACCTCCGGCACCGGCGGCCTCGAGGCCGCGGTGGCTAACACGGTGGAGGCGGGCGACCGCGTGCTCTCCGTCTGTACCGGCTACTTCGGAGAGCGGTTCGCCGAGATCGCCCGCCGCTACGGAGCCAGCGTTGACTACCTGCGCTTCGAGCCAGGCCAGCCGGCCGACCCAGCTACGGTCCGAGACCGGCTGGAGGCTAATGAGTACCGGGCGGTGCTGGTGACGCACTGCGAGACCAGCACCGGTGTCCTCAACGACGTCGTTGCCTTGGCCCAGGTCGTGCGCCAGGCACCCACAAAGCCCCTGCTTCTTCTAGACGCGGTCAGTTCCCTGGGTGCGGTGCCCTTCGACATGAACGCGATAGGTGCGGACATCGTCGTGACTGCTTCACAGAAGGCGTGGATGACGCCTCCGGGGTTGGCCATGCTGGCCCTCTCCCCCCCTGCCTGGAGCCGGGTGGAGAACTGCGCCACCCCCAGGCTCTACTTTGACCTCCTTGCAGCCAGGGACAGCGCCCGCCGCGGCGAGACTCCGTGGACCCCAGCTCTCACCCTGCTCTATGGCCTGGACGTGGCCCTCGACCTGATCGCTGACGAAGGGCCTCAGGCCGTCTTCGCCCGTCACCAGGCTTTGGCCCGTCTCGTCAGGGACGGGCTGCGCCGGCTGGGATTCGTCCCGCTGGCGGCGGAGGCCTATGCCTCCCCCACGGTTACCGCCGCCTACTTGCCCGCCGGAGTCAGGTTCGCGGAGCTGTCGCAGCATCTGGAAGACGAGTTTCGGGTGCAGGTGTCTGGAGGGCAGGGACCGCTGAAGGGAAAGCTGCTGCGCATCGGCCACATGGGCTACATCGCCGAGGGCAACGTTACCTACCTGCTGGAGGCGATCGAAGCCGCCCTTCGGCGCTGCCGGTCCCCCGAGGCGACCTGATGCCACGGGTCCTGCTGACCGACCCTATAGACGATGAGGCGGTTGCCCTTCTGGCCCGCGAGGCCGAAGTGCTGCAGGTGCCGCAAGGAGGGGACGCACGCCTAACTGAGTTGGCGTCCGGTGCCGACGGGATCATCGTCCGTAGTGGCACCCGGATTGCCCGTGAGGTGATCCTCTCGGCTCCCTCCCTGCGGGTCATCGGGCGGGCCGGCGTGGGCGTGGACAACATAGACCTAGAGGCAGCTACCGAGAGGGGCGTGTGGGTAGTCAATGCCCCCGACAGCAACTCCGTGGCGGTGGCCGAGCACGTCTTTGCCCTGATGCTGTGCTTGGCACGGCGCGTCCTGTGGGCGGCGGAGAGCTTGGCGCGCGGTGAGTGGCGCAGAGCGTCCTTCCGGGGCGAGGAGCTGAACGGCAAGGTCCTCGGCATCGTTGGGCTGGGGCGCATAGGAAGACGAGTGGCGGAGCGTGGTCGCGCCTTCGGAATGATCGTGCTGGCTCACGATCCCTTCGTCGCCCCCGCCCAGGCGCAGGCGGTGGGAGCTCGCCTCGTGCCCCTAGCCCAGCTGTTGAGGGAGAGCGACTTCGTCACCCTCCACCTTCCCTCCACCACAGAGACGGACGGGCTCCTGGGAGAAGAGCAACTGGCCGCCTGCAAGCCTGGCGCCTACCTAATCAACTGCTCGCGTGGAAGCGTGGTAGACGAAGCTGCGCTCCTAAGAGCCCTGGACTCCGGCCACCTCGCGGGAGCGGGGCTGGACGTCTTCGCTTGCGAGCCGCCCAAGGACTCGCCCCTGGTTCGCCATCCTGCCGTAGTGGCCACGCCTCACATCGGCGGGATGACTCGGGAGGCCCAGAGGAACGTGGCCCTGGCCGTAGCCGAGCAGGTGCTGGCAGTGCTGCAGGGGCGACCCCCGTCACACCCGGTGAACGCCCCCGCGTTGAGTCCCGAGGAGCAGGAACGGATTGGCCCCTACCTGGACTTGGCCCGGAGGCTGGGGCGGTTCTACGCTGCCGTGGCAGAACACCCCGTGGTGTCGGTGGAGATGTGCTTCGCCGGCCAGGCTGTCGAGACCGGCACCACCCTGATCACCGCAGCCGCCCTGCAGGGGCTGCTGGAGGGCGTGTCAGACATGCCGGTCAACCTCGTCAACGCGCGGGTGGCGGCACTGAGCCGGGGCATCTCGGTGACCGAGACCACCTCGGCGAGCGCGAGTCCTTACTCGGAACTGCTCTCCCTGACTATCCGAACCGACGATGGTCCGCATCGGCTGTCAGGGACGATACTCCACGGCCAGCCCTACATCGTTCGCATCGAGGACTTCTGGATTACCTTCATACCGGCCGGTACCCTGCTGTACACCGAGCACATAGAGCAGCCCGGCATCCTCGGGCGGATGGGCACGCTCCTGGGCGAGCGCAACGTGAACATCTCCTTCGTGCAGGTGGGAAGGAGCGCCCGAGGCGGCCGGGGAGTCATGATCCTGGGCATTGACGACGTCCTGTCCCAGGATGATCTGGGCGCCGTATGCCAGCAGCCTAGCGTCATCAGGGCGCGCCTGGTGCGGCTTCCGCCCGTCCCTTCCGGGTGAAGCGCGGTCACCCGGTCGGTCCATCCTCCTCTACGATGTCCACTCTTCTGCCCCCGGTGACGCGCATCAGCTCGTCCAGCGTGATGGGGAAGACCGCCTGCGGGGCTCCTGCGGCGGCGTGGAGGAGCTGGAAGCGCCACAGACTGCTGTCCACCAGAACCGGCATTGCAGTGCGGTGCCCTACTGGTGGCACACCTCCCACGGCGTAGCCCGTCAGCTCCCGTACCTCATCCGCCGAGGCTAGCCGAACCTGCTGGGCTCCGCAGATAGCGGCGATCTTAGCTGTATCGGCCCGACAGTCACCAGCCACCAAAGCCAATACTCCCGACCCATCTGCGATGAACACGAGGGATTTCACTATGCTTCCGAGGGGCACTCCCAAAGCATCGGCGGCCAGCTGTGCCGTCCGCGTGCTCTGGTCCAGCTCGATGGGAGTTGCCTCCACTCCCAGTTCGAGCAGCGCCTGCCTCACTCGGTCTACAGACTTGGATCTCTTCGCCACTCAGGCACTACCTCCTTCGTATGCTCCTTCCACCCAGCAACGGCTGGCTCCGACCAGCCGGGCGAACTCCCCGGCGACGTCCTCGGTAGCCAGGGTGCGCGCATTGGGGAAGTCTATCCTCACACAGCGAGGCCCGTCGCGCACCACTACCGAGAGCTCGTCACTGCCGCGGTAGCTGGTGGCCGTCTGTACTACTCGCTGTAGGCACTGGCGATCTTGCTGCAGGTCACCGCTCCTCCGCACCTCCACCACCAGGCGCCTTGGGGGCGCCTCCAGCACAGCGGGTGCGGCCACTTCGGCATGGTTGATCTGGTCGGTGACGCTCTCGCACAGGAGCTTGGGCCCGTCCCCCCGATTGTCCACTCTGCCCCGGACAAGCAGGATCTTGCCTTCCTCCCACAGAGCCTCGGTCTCGCGCAGGACCCGGGGGAAGACAACCACGTCCAGCGTGCCCTGCAGGTCCTCCAGGCGGACGAAGGCCATGCTCTCCCCTCGCCTGGTCGTGGTCCTCCGGACCTCCTGCACCACGCCGGCCATCGTGACCGCCTGGCCCGCCATTTCCTCAGTCACCTCGGTGCTGAAGGCAGTCACCAGTTCCGCCAGGCGCCGGCTCCACTTGTGCAGTGGATGCTCCGACACGTACACCCCCAGAAGCTCCTTCTCCCACGCGAGCTTCTGCCTAAGAGATATCCCCTCACCATTCTGGGCGCCGCCGCAAAGGATTACCGTGTCCGCCTGCACCCCACAGCTGACCTCGAACATGGTGAGCTGCCCGGCCTGGCGCGCCTGATGGATCTGGTGGCTGACGGACATGATCGTGTCCAGAGAAGCCAGCAACGAGGCTCGGTCGCCGAAGCAATCCAGTGCACCGGCCCGTACCAGGCACTCCAGCACGCGCTTGTTCATCTGCCGCAGGTCCACTCGAGCAGCGAAGGCGTCCAGACTCTCGAATGGACCTCCCTCGCGCCGAGCCTTCAGCAGCATCTGGATGGCCCCTTCGCCCACGTTCTTGATGGCACCAAGGCCGAAGCGGATGGCATCGCCCTCGATGGTGAACTCGATGGCGCTCCGGTTCACGTCCGGCTGCAGCACCTCGATGCCCAAGCGCCGGCACTCGGCGATGAGCCCGGCCACCTTGTCCGACCGGCTGCGCTCCACCGTTAGCGAGGCAGCCATGAACTCCAACGGGTGATGGGCTTTGAGGTAGGCCGTCTGACACACGATGGCAGCGTAGTCAGCGGCGTGTGCCTTGTTGAACCCGTAGTTGGCGAAGAACTCGAAGGCATCGAAGATGCGATTGGCCGCCTCCCGGCTCAGGCCACCGTGCTTCATCGCCCCCTGGACGAAGCCGTCCCTGTGCCTGATCAGGTCCGATTGCTTCTTCTTGGAGACCGCGCGGCGCACCTGGTCCGCCTCGCCAGGATCATAGCCCGCCAGGTCGGTCAGTATGCGGATGATCTGCTCCTGATAGACGCACACCCCATAGGTGTCGCCCAGGATCGGCTCCAGCGCCGGGTGCACGAACGACGGTTCCTTCTGGCCTCGCCGGCAGGCGATGAAGTCGTCTATGAACTGCATGGGTCCGGGACGGTATAGGGCTATGACCGCGGTGATGTCCTCGATGCTCTCGGGCTTGAGATCCCGCAACACCCGACGCATTCCGGCACTCTCCACCTGGAAGAGCCCGGTCACGTCGCCGGACGAGAGCAAGGCAAAAGACTCCGGGTCGTCCAGCGGAATGGTATCAAGGTCATACCGCTTTCCGGTCCTCTCCTCGATCAGCTGGGCCGCCAACCTCATAACGGTTAGGGTGGAGAGGCCCAGGAAGTCCACCTTGAGTAGCCCCAGGTCCTCGACGACCTCCATGGGGTACTGGGTGATGGCGCCTTCACCATGAGTGGAGCGGTGCAAAGGGGTGTACTCCACCAGAGGCTTGTCGGCGATCACCACTCCGGCTGCGTGAGTGCTGGCGTGACGGGCGATGCCCTCCAGGCCCTGAGCCGTCTCGATCAGATCTCGGATGTAGTCAGTGGATTCCACCAGCTCCCTGAGCTCAGTCACGTTGGCCAGCGCGTCGGCTATGGTCACTCTGGGGCCGAAGGGCACCAACCTGGCCAACCGATCTACCTCGGGCAGCGGAAGGTCCAGAGCCCTCCCGGCGTCACGGATGGCAGCACGCGCCCCCATGGTACCGAAGGTAATTATCTGGGCCACCCTGTCCTGCCCGTAACGCGAGACCACGTAGGCGATCATCTCGTCCCGGCGGTCGTCGGGCAGGTCCAGGTCAATGTCGGGCATCGTAATACGGCCGGGGTTGAGGAACCGCTCGAACATGAGTTGGTGGCCCAGCGGGTCCAACCGGGTGATGCCCAGAGCATAGGCTACGATGCTACCGGCGCCCGAGCCGCGCACGTTCCACCAGATGCCCCTCTTTCTGGCCTGATCCACCAGGTCCCAGACGATCAGGAAGTAGTCATCGAATCCCATCTGGTGGATCACACTGAGCTCATGGTCTAGCCTGCGGCGCACTTCCTCGGAGGGCTCACCGTAGAGCCTGGCTATGCCGCGTTCGCAGAGCTCCCGGAGGTACGACTGCGGGTCAGCGCCCTCAGGGACCTCGAATCGAGGCAGATGATACTCGCGGGGGCCAAACCTAAACTGGCAGCGCTCGGCGATGATGAGGGTGTTGGCGATGGCATCCGGCATGTCAGGGAACAGCTGCTCCATCTCCTGGCGGCTCTTGAGGTAATATCCCTCATCGCTCATCCGCATTCGATCCGCTTGGCGCACTGTGGCCCCGGTCTGAATGCAGAGCAACACATCCTGGATCCTGGCGTCCTCTGGCCTGACGTAGTGGACATCGTTGGTGGCAACCACCTCGAGCCCCAGCGAGCGGGCAACCTCCACCAGGACACGGTTCACCCGAGCCAGCTCCGGTATCCCCTCGTGAGATTGCAGCTCCACGTAGAACCGGTCGCCGAAGACATCGCGGTACCAGCGCGCTACCTTCTCGACCTCGTCTCTTCGGCCCTCAGCCGCCAGCAGCGCCATCTCCCCGGTGCTGCAGCCGCTCAGGACGATGAGTCCCTCGGAGTGAGCGGCAAGGAACTCCTTATCCACTCGCGGGCGGTAGTAGAAACCCTCCAGCTGCGCGGCGGACGCAATGCGCAGCAGATTGGAGTAGCCGGTCGAGTCCTCCGCCAGCAACGTGATGTGCGAAGGCGAACGGTCGAGCTGCGGATCGCGGTCCTGCATCCGCCG
The nucleotide sequence above comes from Anaerolineae bacterium. Encoded proteins:
- a CDS encoding radical SAM protein; amino-acid sequence: MSAGTASVLELCRIPLTVAPTTAYLMVGGRCERDCGFCAQARSSTGPEDMLSRVSWPPFPVRDVLHALREREGAFQRVCLQCTAAAGAFDRLVALVGELKQALALPVDVSVLPPTPRAADALIEAGVDHIGFGVDAATAAIFGAVKGGGWRLYRDLIEHVAHNHPGRLAVHLIAGLGESEKELVEAAQLYADLGATVGLFAFCPVPGTRLAGSGQPPLPSYRRVQIAAYLIALGVVRAGDCDFDAEGRLARLPERAAGHLLDGMAFQTSGCPGCNRPYYNERPGGDLYNYPRPLTQEETREAMLTSGLAQLKELVEAGVV
- the lpdA gene encoding dihydrolipoyl dehydrogenase; this translates as MRYDFVVIGAGPAGYVAAIRASQLGGRVALIEKECIGGTCLNRGCIPTKALVESATLFRKMREASRYGLVVEGSVRADFAAVMARKDAIVSRIVGSVRELLDARGVEVVAGEARLVAPDRAAVRLPDSSTRELSFSSALIATGSVAARPPLPGIELPGVLDSRQLLGLQELPRRLVVVGASVVGMEMATIFHHLGSQVTVLGRRTFLKSVDPQLARRYRSLAARRGLSITVGLEFDRIETVEGRLRLHYSAHGQTAHVDADAILLATGQTPVTQGLGLEEVGVETDGGGFIRVDSRLRTSVPGIYAAGDVVGGWMLAHVASHEGMVAAENALGGDREIDYLAVPNCVFTDPEIAGVGLTEAEAKAAGYSPAVARFPLSASGRALTMGEEEGLVRLVYDSETGRVLGVHMMGAHASELIGEGALAVKAGLSASDLASTMHQHPTLSECLMEAATAAVCGEGIHYRRV
- a CDS encoding TrpB-like pyridoxal phosphate-dependent enzyme, giving the protein MAVDYKIVLSESEIPHAWYNVQADMPTELPPPVHPATHQPVGPQDLAPLFPMALIEQEVSTERYIEIPSEVRDVLRLWRPSPLHRAVRLEKALGTPARIYYKNEGVSPPGSHKPNTAVAQAYYNKREGVRAITTETGAGQWGSALAMATQMFGLQCKVFMVKVSYQQKPYRRSMMQVWGAEVVASPSEETEAGRKVLAQDPSSPGSLGVAISEAVEVAAQREDTKYSLGSVLNHVLLHQTVIGEECLKQMQLAGDYPDVVIGCVGGGSNYAGIAFPFVRERLDRNLDTRFVAVEPTACPTLTKGVYAYDFGDVNCTTPLLKMHTLGHDFIPPGIHAGGLRYHGMAPLVSALVEVGIIEPRAYGQTSVFEAAVTFSRAEGIVPAPESAHAIRAAIDEALQAKETGEERCILFNLSGHGHFDMGAYDAYLAGKLEDFEYPREAIERSLAYLPAV
- a CDS encoding alanine--glyoxylate aminotransferase family protein, whose product is MSRTLEVRVPGPTPLPPEVRAALSRPMVSHRSREFRELLSSLDRRLRPLIGTPDEVVFLTTSGTGGLEAAVANTVEAGDRVLSVCTGYFGERFAEIARRYGASVDYLRFEPGQPADPATVRDRLEANEYRAVLVTHCETSTGVLNDVVALAQVVRQAPTKPLLLLDAVSSLGAVPFDMNAIGADIVVTASQKAWMTPPGLAMLALSPPAWSRVENCATPRLYFDLLAARDSARRGETPWTPALTLLYGLDVALDLIADEGPQAVFARHQALARLVRDGLRRLGFVPLAAEAYASPTVTAAYLPAGVRFAELSQHLEDEFRVQVSGGQGPLKGKLLRIGHMGYIAEGNVTYLLEAIEAALRRCRSPEAT
- a CDS encoding phosphoglycerate dehydrogenase, which translates into the protein MPRVLLTDPIDDEAVALLAREAEVLQVPQGGDARLTELASGADGIIVRSGTRIAREVILSAPSLRVIGRAGVGVDNIDLEAATERGVWVVNAPDSNSVAVAEHVFALMLCLARRVLWAAESLARGEWRRASFRGEELNGKVLGIVGLGRIGRRVAERGRAFGMIVLAHDPFVAPAQAQAVGARLVPLAQLLRESDFVTLHLPSTTETDGLLGEEQLAACKPGAYLINCSRGSVVDEAALLRALDSGHLAGAGLDVFACEPPKDSPLVRHPAVVATPHIGGMTREAQRNVALAVAEQVLAVLQGRPPSHPVNAPALSPEEQERIGPYLDLARRLGRFYAAVAEHPVVSVEMCFAGQAVETGTTLITAAALQGLLEGVSDMPVNLVNARVAALSRGISVTETTSASASPYSELLSLTIRTDDGPHRLSGTILHGQPYIVRIEDFWITFIPAGTLLYTEHIEQPGILGRMGTLLGERNVNISFVQVGRSARGGRGVMILGIDDVLSQDDLGAVCQQPSVIRARLVRLPPVPSG
- a CDS encoding YbaK/EbsC family protein, with product MAKRSKSVDRVRQALLELGVEATPIELDQSTRTAQLAADALGVPLGSIVKSLVFIADGSGVLALVAGDCRADTAKIAAICGAQQVRLASADEVRELTGYAVGGVPPVGHRTAMPVLVDSSLWRFQLLHAAAGAPQAVFPITLDELMRVTGGRRVDIVEEDGPTG
- a CDS encoding DNA polymerase III subunit alpha: MSFVHLHAHSEFSLLDGLSRVTDLVERAAELAMPAVALTDHGVMYGAVPFHRAAVEAGVKPIIGCEMYLAPRRMQDRDPQLDRSPSHITLLAEDSTGYSNLLRIASAAQLEGFYYRPRVDKEFLAAHSEGLIVLSGCSTGEMALLAAEGRRDEVEKVARWYRDVFGDRFYVELQSHEGIPELARVNRVLVEVARSLGLEVVATNDVHYVRPEDARIQDVLLCIQTGATVRQADRMRMSDEGYYLKSRQEMEQLFPDMPDAIANTLIIAERCQFRFGPREYHLPRFEVPEGADPQSYLRELCERGIARLYGEPSEEVRRRLDHELSVIHQMGFDDYFLIVWDLVDQARKRGIWWNVRGSGAGSIVAYALGITRLDPLGHQLMFERFLNPGRITMPDIDLDLPDDRRDEMIAYVVSRYGQDRVAQIITFGTMGARAAIRDAGRALDLPLPEVDRLARLVPFGPRVTIADALANVTELRELVESTDYIRDLIETAQGLEGIARHASTHAAGVVIADKPLVEYTPLHRSTHGEGAITQYPMEVVEDLGLLKVDFLGLSTLTVMRLAAQLIEERTGKRYDLDTIPLDDPESFALLSSGDVTGLFQVESAGMRRVLRDLKPESIEDITAVIALYRPGPMQFIDDFIACRRGQKEPSFVHPALEPILGDTYGVCVYQEQIIRILTDLAGYDPGEADQVRRAVSKKKQSDLIRHRDGFVQGAMKHGGLSREAANRIFDAFEFFANYGFNKAHAADYAAIVCQTAYLKAHHPLEFMAASLTVERSRSDKVAGLIAECRRLGIEVLQPDVNRSAIEFTIEGDAIRFGLGAIKNVGEGAIQMLLKARREGGPFESLDAFAARVDLRQMNKRVLECLVRAGALDCFGDRASLLASLDTIMSVSHQIHQARQAGQLTMFEVSCGVQADTVILCGGAQNGEGISLRQKLAWEKELLGVYVSEHPLHKWSRRLAELVTAFSTEVTEEMAGQAVTMAGVVQEVRRTTTRRGESMAFVRLEDLQGTLDVVVFPRVLRETEALWEEGKILLVRGRVDNRGDGPKLLCESVTDQINHAEVAAPAVLEAPPRRLVVEVRRSGDLQQDRQCLQRVVQTATSYRGSDELSVVVRDGPRCVRIDFPNARTLATEDVAGEFARLVGASRCWVEGAYEGGSA